One window from the genome of Vagococcus entomophilus encodes:
- the dltA gene encoding D-alanine--poly(phosphoribitol) ligase subunit DltA, translating to MKNNSIIEQIDYWAITDPNRICFENNERSYTYRELKDCSDAVARKLHEQCPDKNPVIVFGGLEFEMLICFLGCVKSGHAYIPIDAHTPSDRVELIAKAADYSAILSLEEWPLRKERKNIFTRTAIKKMTQGPNEWGSEHYVKKEGNFYIIFTSGTTGVPKGVQISHDNLGSYTHWMLADFHLPRAARFLSQAPYSFDLSVMDVYPALLSGGSLAPLEKSVINDFKQLFTVLPELNLNVWVSTPSFADICLMDPRFSGETMTSITHFLFCGEELTPTTAEKLLNRFPKAQIYNTYGPTEATVAVTSVKITPSVLEENSRLPIGKVKSDTKISIMSEAGELLPEGEIGEIIISGPSVSKGYLNNPKKTAEAFFSLDGQPAYRTGDAGVLKEELLYYKGRMDFQVKLHGYRIELEDVDHHLAEVSYVKAAVVVPKYQEHKVQQLVAFVVPHANSFEKDYQLTKAIKAELLETVMDYMIPQKFVYVESLPMTQNGKIDRKGLINEVNSG from the coding sequence ATGAAGAATAATTCAATCATTGAACAGATTGATTATTGGGCGATTACGGATCCAAATCGTATCTGTTTTGAAAACAATGAGCGAAGCTATACTTATAGAGAGCTGAAAGATTGTTCTGATGCTGTGGCAAGAAAACTACATGAGCAATGTCCAGATAAAAATCCAGTGATTGTTTTTGGTGGATTAGAGTTTGAAATGTTGATTTGTTTTCTTGGATGTGTCAAATCCGGACATGCGTACATCCCAATTGATGCACACACACCGTCTGATAGAGTGGAGCTGATTGCCAAAGCAGCAGACTATTCTGCCATCCTGTCACTAGAAGAATGGCCGTTAAGAAAAGAACGAAAAAATATTTTCACTCGAACAGCCATTAAAAAAATGACGCAAGGTCCAAATGAATGGGGATCAGAGCATTATGTAAAAAAAGAAGGAAATTTTTATATTATTTTCACTTCAGGGACAACAGGTGTTCCTAAAGGCGTACAAATTAGCCATGATAATCTTGGAAGTTATACCCATTGGATGCTAGCAGATTTTCATTTGCCTAGAGCAGCAAGATTTTTATCCCAAGCACCATATTCGTTTGATTTATCCGTGATGGATGTATATCCAGCGCTTTTATCAGGCGGGTCTTTAGCTCCATTAGAAAAATCAGTAATCAATGATTTTAAGCAATTATTTACAGTGTTACCGGAGTTGAATCTCAATGTGTGGGTTTCAACCCCTTCTTTTGCGGATATTTGTTTGATGGATCCACGCTTTAGTGGTGAAACTATGACTTCAATCACCCACTTTCTATTTTGTGGGGAAGAATTAACTCCAACTACGGCTGAAAAGCTGTTAAATCGTTTCCCGAAAGCTCAAATTTATAATACGTATGGTCCGACAGAAGCCACCGTAGCGGTTACTTCTGTTAAAATTACCCCTTCTGTCTTGGAAGAAAATAGTCGCTTACCTATCGGAAAAGTTAAAAGTGATACAAAGATTTCGATTATGAGTGAAGCAGGAGAGCTACTTCCAGAAGGCGAAATTGGTGAAATTATTATTTCTGGTCCAAGTGTTTCAAAAGGTTATCTTAACAACCCCAAAAAAACAGCGGAAGCATTCTTTAGCTTGGACGGACAACCTGCATACCGGACTGGTGATGCGGGAGTATTAAAAGAAGAGCTGCTTTACTACAAAGGAAGAATGGACTTTCAAGTCAAACTACATGGGTACCGCATTGAGTTGGAAGACGTCGATCATCACTTGGCAGAAGTATCCTATGTAAAAGCAGCGGTGGTCGTACCAAAGTATCAGGAACATAAAGTACAACAACTAGTTGCATTTGTAGTACCACATGCTAATTCTTTTGAAAAAGACTATCAATTGACAAAAGCCATAAAAGCGGAGTTACTTGAAACAGTTATGGACTATATGATTCCTCAAAAATTTGTTTATGTAGAAAGTTTGCCAATGACTCAAAATGGCAAAATTGATCGTAAAGGTTTGATCAATGAGGTGAATTCTGGATGA
- a CDS encoding M42 family metallopeptidase, translated as MEEKEELLLKKLTAAKAVPGNEEEVRQLFVSYARPFADEVLYDGLGSVMAKSSGKPDEPAILIAGHMDEVGFMVTNITEQGFIKFQTLGGWWGQVMLAQQVEIKTSAGEIIHGVIGSKPPHVLSVEARKKPYDIADMFIDIGATSKNEAAKWGIKPGDMITPSIEYRRLNGSKYLLAKAWDNRIGTAISLRVLENLAKEGHPNTLYAGSNVQEEVGLRGARTSTHMVNPDIAFALDTGTAGDTPVMTQKEADSILGKGPQILIYDASMIPHRKLRDFVIGVAEELNIPFQYTVITGGGTDAGQQHLSRNGIPSLAITVATRYLHSHTSVIHEEDYLNTVRLVTEVVKRLNKEVVAELRSFD; from the coding sequence GTGGAGGAAAAAGAAGAATTACTTTTAAAAAAATTAACAGCTGCAAAAGCAGTACCAGGGAATGAGGAGGAAGTTCGGCAACTTTTTGTCTCATATGCACGACCTTTTGCTGATGAAGTCCTCTACGATGGATTAGGCAGCGTCATGGCTAAAAGTAGTGGCAAGCCTGATGAACCTGCTATTTTAATTGCGGGACATATGGATGAAGTTGGCTTTATGGTAACCAATATCACAGAACAAGGATTTATAAAATTTCAAACACTTGGAGGTTGGTGGGGACAAGTCATGCTTGCTCAACAGGTTGAAATCAAGACCAGTGCAGGTGAAATTATTCATGGAGTCATCGGATCAAAGCCGCCACATGTTCTTTCAGTAGAAGCACGAAAAAAACCGTATGATATTGCGGACATGTTTATTGATATTGGTGCGACCAGCAAAAATGAAGCAGCAAAGTGGGGGATAAAACCAGGTGATATGATCACCCCATCTATTGAATATAGACGTTTGAATGGTTCAAAGTATCTATTAGCTAAAGCTTGGGATAACCGTATTGGTACGGCTATATCACTGAGAGTTTTAGAAAATTTAGCGAAAGAAGGGCATCCGAATACTTTATACGCGGGAAGCAATGTTCAAGAAGAAGTTGGCTTACGTGGTGCTCGAACAAGTACCCATATGGTCAATCCTGATATTGCCTTTGCACTAGATACTGGAACAGCAGGAGATACACCAGTGATGACCCAAAAAGAAGCAGATTCAATTTTAGGAAAAGGACCGCAGATTTTGATTTATGATGCTTCTATGATTCCTCATCGTAAACTGAGAGATTTTGTGATTGGTGTTGCAGAGGAGCTAAATATCCCGTTCCAATATACAGTTATTACAGGTGGTGGGACAGATGCAGGTCAACAACATTTGAGTAGGAACGGGATTCCTTCACTTGCAATTACCGTAGCAACACGTTATTTACACTCCCATACTTCCGTTATTCATGAAGAGGATTATTTGAATACGGTTAGACTTGTGACAGAGGTTGTTAAAAGATTAAATAAAGAGGTTGTAGCAGAATTACGCTCTTTTGACTAA
- a CDS encoding PTS mannose/fructose/sorbose transporter subunit IIC, translating to MSVLSIIFIIFIAFLAGMEGILDQFQFHQPLIACTLIGLVTGHLTAGVILGGTLQMIALGWANIGAAVAPDAALAAVASAIILVKALGAQNITVKDAVTSSIAIAVPLAVAGLFLTMIVRTLAVPIVHLMDAAAEKGDIKKIELLHILAVCMQGIRIAIPAAALLFIPAQTVQNFLESMPTWLTEGMAIGGGMVVAVGYALVINMMATKEVWPFFIIGFVVAAITQLTLIALGALGVALALIYLNLSKMGGSSNNGGGNTGDPLDDILNDY from the coding sequence ATGTCAGTTCTATCAATTATTTTCATTATATTTATTGCATTTTTAGCTGGTATGGAAGGAATATTAGATCAATTTCAGTTTCATCAACCCTTGATTGCCTGTACATTAATCGGTCTTGTAACGGGGCATTTAACGGCTGGCGTTATTTTGGGAGGAACACTTCAAATGATTGCACTTGGTTGGGCCAATATTGGCGCAGCAGTTGCACCAGATGCAGCTCTTGCAGCAGTTGCTTCTGCGATTATTTTAGTCAAAGCACTGGGGGCCCAAAATATTACAGTAAAGGATGCCGTGACGTCATCCATTGCTATCGCGGTACCGCTTGCAGTTGCCGGTCTTTTTCTAACGATGATTGTTCGGACATTAGCTGTTCCAATCGTTCATTTGATGGATGCAGCTGCAGAAAAAGGAGACATTAAAAAAATTGAGTTGCTTCACATATTAGCTGTGTGTATGCAAGGAATCCGGATTGCTATTCCAGCAGCAGCACTTTTATTTATTCCAGCACAAACTGTTCAAAATTTTTTAGAGTCAATGCCTACTTGGTTAACCGAAGGAATGGCAATTGGTGGGGGAATGGTTGTAGCTGTGGGGTATGCCTTAGTAATCAATATGATGGCAACAAAAGAAGTATGGCCATTTTTTATTATCGGATTTGTAGTAGCGGCAATTACACAATTAACGTTGATTGCACTTGGCGCACTTGGGGTTGCACTAGCACTTATTTATTTGAACCTCTCTAAAATGGGTGGCTCTTCAAATAATGGTGGAGGCAACACAGGAGATCCACTTGATGATATTTTGAACGACTATTAA
- a CDS encoding mannose/fructose/sorbose PTS transporter subunit IIA produces the protein MVGIIIASHGEFASGIKQSGSMIFGEQENVAAVTLLPSEGPENIRKKMEQAIASFEGEQVLFLVDLWGGTPFNQASALVEEQKASRAIVSGLNLPMLIETYASRLSMDSAHVIATHILKEAKVGIKVLPESLGQPATGEDSTSGVVKHGSIPEGTVVGEGKITFVLARIDSRLLHGQVATAWTKSTLPTRIIVVSDGVSKDELRKKLIEQAAPPGVKANVIPIEKLIKISKDPRFGGTKALLLFENPEDVLRVVEAGVELKTINVGSMAHSVGKVVVNKVLSMGKEDIETFEKLKDKGIEFDVRKVPNDSKGNMNELLKKAKNEFARS, from the coding sequence ATGGTAGGCATTATAATTGCGAGTCATGGTGAATTTGCAAGTGGGATCAAGCAATCTGGTTCAATGATTTTTGGAGAACAAGAAAATGTTGCAGCAGTGACTCTTTTGCCGAGTGAAGGGCCTGAAAATATTCGTAAAAAAATGGAACAGGCGATTGCCTCATTTGAAGGAGAGCAAGTACTATTTTTAGTTGATTTATGGGGAGGAACTCCATTTAATCAAGCGAGTGCTTTAGTCGAAGAACAAAAGGCTTCACGTGCAATTGTAAGCGGTTTAAATTTACCGATGCTAATTGAAACGTATGCCTCACGTCTGTCGATGGACTCAGCGCACGTAATTGCGACGCATATTTTAAAAGAAGCAAAAGTTGGGATAAAGGTTTTGCCGGAGAGTTTAGGGCAACCTGCTACGGGTGAGGACTCAACAAGTGGAGTTGTAAAGCATGGAAGTATACCCGAGGGCACTGTTGTTGGAGAAGGAAAAATCACCTTTGTACTAGCGCGGATTGATTCTCGGCTGCTTCACGGTCAAGTTGCAACTGCGTGGACCAAATCAACTTTACCAACACGAATTATTGTTGTTTCGGACGGTGTATCGAAGGATGAGTTACGGAAAAAGTTAATTGAACAAGCTGCACCTCCCGGCGTGAAGGCGAATGTAATACCAATTGAAAAGCTAATTAAGATTTCGAAGGATCCACGTTTTGGTGGTACAAAAGCATTACTATTGTTTGAAAATCCAGAAGATGTTTTACGCGTGGTTGAAGCTGGAGTGGAGCTTAAAACAATCAATGTTGGATCAATGGCACATTCTGTAGGGAAAGTTGTCGTAAACAAAGTATTATCGATGGGCAAAGAAGATATTGAGACTTTTGAAAAGTTGAAAGACAAAGGGATCGAATTTGATGTACGAAAAGTTCCTAATGATTCTAAAGGAAATATGAATGAATTACTTAAAAAAGCGAAAAATGAGTTTGCACGCAGTTAA
- a CDS encoding teichoic acid D-Ala incorporation-associated protein DltX, with protein MKKLLKNDKLVFWGGFAGKTVFYLVILLALVYLYHFSHVGGSKFIYNEF; from the coding sequence ATGAAAAAATTACTAAAAAATGACAAACTAGTATTCTGGGGAGGCTTTGCCGGAAAAACAGTCTTTTATCTAGTTATATTACTAGCCCTAGTTTATCTCTATCATTTTAGCCATGTAGGTGGGTCTAAATTTATTTACAATGAATTTTAA
- a CDS encoding MBL fold metallo-hydrolase codes for MKVTVLGYLGGFPYQNKGTSSYLLESDGYHLLLDAGSASLVALEKVVDPLTLDAVILSHYHHDHIADLGVLQYYRQLMPRGKQQVPILPIYGHTEDAFHFNDLTMKGISQGYPYKESDCITVGPFEITFMRTIHPVPCFAMRFKEKKSGKIFVFTGDSGYLEGFKEFAREADVFMADTYLFEGNEKHHAHFTSKESGEIAYAADVKKLVLTHLPQTGDLQLLKIQAEEASQHQIPVILADTHLVLEI; via the coding sequence ATGAAAGTTACGGTTTTAGGTTATTTGGGTGGCTTTCCTTACCAAAATAAAGGAACCAGTTCGTATTTATTAGAGTCGGATGGGTATCATCTATTATTAGATGCTGGTAGCGCCTCATTAGTAGCACTGGAAAAAGTAGTAGATCCGCTCACATTGGATGCAGTAATTCTTTCCCATTATCACCATGATCATATTGCAGATTTAGGGGTTTTACAATATTATCGTCAGTTGATGCCTCGTGGGAAGCAACAGGTTCCAATCCTTCCTATTTATGGTCATACAGAAGATGCTTTTCATTTTAATGATTTAACCATGAAAGGAATTTCTCAAGGCTATCCTTATAAAGAGTCCGATTGCATAACCGTTGGTCCGTTTGAAATCACTTTTATGAGAACGATTCATCCTGTACCCTGTTTTGCCATGCGCTTTAAAGAAAAAAAATCAGGTAAAATTTTTGTGTTTACTGGAGATTCTGGCTATTTAGAAGGTTTCAAAGAATTTGCAAGAGAAGCGGATGTCTTTATGGCCGACACGTATTTGTTTGAAGGAAACGAAAAGCATCATGCGCATTTTACCTCCAAAGAGTCAGGTGAAATCGCATATGCAGCAGATGTAAAAAAGTTGGTTTTGACACATCTGCCTCAGACCGGTGATTTACAGCTGTTAAAAATCCAAGCGGAAGAAGCGAGTCAACATCAAATACCGGTGATTCTTGCCGATACGCACTTAGTCTTAGAGATTTGA
- the dltD gene encoding D-alanyl-lipoteichoic acid biosynthesis protein DltD, whose amino-acid sequence MSFAKKIFSALGPFVLAVVILVIILFSPTKIGNTVSSDTLEKAATSMSINVIKGNIIKNEAMQSEKYVPFFGSSELSRIDSFHPSVLAQKYHRNYRPFLLGAAGTQSLSQFSMLSSMGSELKGKKAVFVISPQWFVKKGIKKEMFSLYFSPLQTYQWLLNLKQVDKNASYYAERLLTFSSVNQDTSLKTMMEQVKNGEELTESQKDECALKLNIFSREDDLFGRLGLISKQNEIRKSMKALPTTYNFDKLDMLAYAQGKKLANNNPYELNNSFYSKRIEPIENSLKNSQADYDYRYSKEFADFQLVLDEFAKLKMDVLFVIPPVNGKWSDYTGLSQEMLDQFATKIKTQLNDQGFNNVADLHQYKDSKYFMNDTIHLGWRGWLTLDKQINPFLSQKAKTTPQYTIKSYYLSKEWQMKNPETLTSNSDN is encoded by the coding sequence ATGAGTTTTGCTAAAAAAATCTTTAGTGCATTAGGACCGTTTGTGCTGGCTGTGGTCATTCTAGTGATTATCTTGTTTTCTCCAACAAAAATTGGAAACACAGTTAGTTCTGATACACTAGAAAAAGCTGCTACATCGATGTCTATTAATGTGATTAAAGGAAATATTATAAAAAATGAAGCTATGCAAAGTGAAAAATATGTGCCATTTTTCGGCTCATCAGAATTGAGTCGGATTGACTCGTTTCACCCGTCTGTCTTGGCGCAAAAGTATCACAGAAATTATCGCCCCTTCTTATTAGGGGCTGCGGGTACGCAGTCATTGTCCCAATTTTCGATGCTTAGCTCTATGGGCTCAGAGCTGAAAGGGAAAAAAGCGGTTTTTGTCATTTCACCACAATGGTTTGTAAAAAAAGGCATAAAAAAAGAAATGTTTTCGCTTTACTTTTCGCCATTACAAACCTATCAATGGTTATTAAATCTAAAACAGGTGGATAAAAATGCTTCTTATTACGCAGAAAGACTGCTAACGTTTTCTAGCGTAAATCAAGATACATCGCTAAAGACAATGATGGAGCAAGTGAAAAACGGAGAAGAGCTAACGGAAAGCCAAAAGGATGAATGTGCGCTAAAGCTGAACATCTTCAGTCGTGAAGATGACTTGTTTGGCCGCTTAGGCTTAATTAGCAAGCAAAACGAAATTCGGAAATCTATGAAGGCTTTACCTACTACGTATAATTTTGATAAGTTAGATATGTTAGCGTATGCTCAAGGGAAAAAACTAGCAAACAACAATCCTTACGAGCTAAATAATAGCTTCTATTCGAAACGGATTGAACCAATTGAAAATTCTTTGAAAAATTCTCAAGCGGACTATGACTATCGCTACTCTAAAGAATTTGCAGATTTTCAATTAGTATTAGATGAGTTTGCTAAGTTAAAAATGGATGTGTTATTCGTTATCCCTCCAGTGAATGGGAAGTGGTCTGATTATACGGGACTTTCGCAAGAGATGCTGGATCAATTTGCAACTAAAATTAAAACACAGCTAAATGACCAAGGGTTTAATAACGTCGCTGATTTACACCAGTATAAGGATTCAAAATACTTTATGAATGATACGATTCATTTAGGCTGGCGTGGCTGGTTGACATTAGACAAACAAATCAATCCATTTCTTAGTCAAAAGGCAAAGACTACGCCTCAATACACAATCAAATCGTATTATTTATCTAAAGAGTGGCAAATGAAAAATCCAGAAACGCTAACCTCTAATTCTGATAACTAA
- a CDS encoding lipoate--protein ligase, with translation MIFVSNEEGTDPRINLAIETYLLKEMPLDEPILLFYINEPSIIIGRNQNTIEEINKEYVEEKGIHVVRRLSGGGAVYHDFGNLNFSFIMPDDGNSFRDFAKFTQPIIEALHAVGVKDAELKGRNDLVIKDKKFSGNAMYSTNGRMFAHGTIMFDSDINEVVHALKVRKDKIESKGIKSIRSRVTNIKPFLSDRHQMMTTKDFRDDILLKIFKVNDKSEVKMYQLTEKDWQKIHQISNDYYNNWDWNYGKSPAFDLSRRKRFPIGSIEVKMNVEHGMIQDIRIFGDFFGLGEIKDVESILQNTKYEKEAIRTVVETIDLKKYFGNIEAEEFVSLLY, from the coding sequence ATGATTTTTGTGTCCAATGAAGAGGGAACTGATCCGAGAATTAATTTGGCTATTGAAACTTATCTATTAAAAGAAATGCCTCTGGATGAACCCATTTTATTATTTTATATCAATGAACCTTCGATTATTATAGGAAGAAATCAAAATACGATTGAGGAAATTAATAAAGAGTACGTAGAAGAAAAAGGAATTCATGTAGTACGCCGCCTAAGTGGTGGGGGAGCGGTATATCATGACTTTGGCAACTTGAATTTCAGTTTTATTATGCCAGATGATGGCAATTCTTTTAGAGATTTCGCTAAGTTTACACAACCAATTATAGAAGCATTACATGCGGTGGGTGTGAAAGATGCAGAGCTTAAGGGACGAAACGATTTGGTCATTAAAGATAAAAAATTCTCTGGAAATGCAATGTATTCAACGAATGGGAGAATGTTTGCACACGGCACAATTATGTTTGATAGTGATATCAATGAGGTTGTTCATGCGCTAAAGGTTCGCAAGGATAAAATTGAATCAAAAGGAATCAAATCGATTCGTTCTCGGGTAACGAATATCAAACCATTTCTTTCTGATAGACATCAAATGATGACTACGAAAGATTTTCGTGATGATATCTTGCTCAAAATTTTTAAGGTTAACGATAAAAGTGAAGTGAAAATGTATCAATTGACAGAAAAAGATTGGCAAAAAATTCATCAAATTTCCAACGACTATTACAATAATTGGGATTGGAATTACGGAAAGTCTCCAGCTTTTGATCTTTCAAGGCGCAAACGTTTCCCAATCGGTTCTATTGAAGTCAAAATGAATGTTGAGCATGGAATGATTCAAGATATCCGAATTTTTGGTGATTTTTTTGGACTTGGTGAAATCAAAGATGTGGAATCCATCCTTCAAAATACAAAATATGAAAAAGAGGCCATCCGTACGGTGGTAGAAACGATAGATTTAAAAAAATATTTTGGAAATATTGAAGCAGAAGAATTTGTTTCTTTGCTTTACTAG
- the dltB gene encoding D-alanyl-lipoteichoic acid biosynthesis protein DltB yields the protein MKFLTPYESPVYFIYIAIAFIPIIIQLLRGKRIIWYQNLVTLFFLYISFGGVNRFQGIAIILYVVWQVLLGAAYFRYRQKKNNSWVFYGTVLAGIAPLVIVKVAPIWQINPTFIGFLGISYLTFKAVQMIMEIRDGIIKEFHIGRYIQFLIFFPTISSGPIDRYRRFEKELTTAPTQNKYFELLSKGIHNIFLGCLYKYILGYILGAQLLPYVKEFAINQGGVSLGVLAYMYVYSLYLFFDFAGYSLFAVGTSYLMGYETPINFNKPFLSPNIKEFWNRWHMSLSFWFRDYVYMRLMFTLMKKKVFKSRITTSNVGYFALFLLMGVWHGLTWYYIVYGLYHALLICINDAWLRFKKKHKEQIPSNKFTQAFAIFITFHAVCFSFLIFSGFIGTLIGFPMR from the coding sequence ATGAAATTTTTAACACCTTATGAATCACCTGTTTATTTTATCTATATTGCCATTGCGTTTATTCCAATTATTATTCAGTTATTAAGAGGAAAAAGGATCATTTGGTATCAAAATTTAGTGACACTCTTCTTTCTTTACATTAGTTTTGGCGGAGTGAATCGTTTCCAAGGAATTGCGATTATTTTATATGTTGTTTGGCAAGTGCTACTTGGAGCGGCGTATTTCCGCTATAGGCAAAAGAAAAATAATTCTTGGGTCTTTTATGGTACAGTGCTTGCTGGGATTGCACCATTAGTTATTGTAAAGGTTGCACCTATTTGGCAAATTAATCCAACATTTATTGGGTTTTTGGGCATTTCATATCTGACATTTAAAGCAGTGCAAATGATTATGGAGATTCGTGATGGAATTATCAAGGAATTTCATATTGGACGTTACATTCAATTTTTAATCTTTTTTCCAACAATTTCTTCGGGGCCGATTGATCGGTACCGTCGCTTTGAAAAAGAGTTGACAACTGCTCCCACTCAAAATAAATATTTTGAACTGTTAAGCAAAGGAATCCACAATATTTTCCTAGGATGCCTGTACAAATATATATTAGGCTACATTTTAGGCGCCCAGCTCTTGCCGTATGTCAAAGAGTTTGCCATCAATCAAGGTGGTGTTTCACTAGGTGTTTTAGCTTACATGTATGTTTATAGTTTGTATCTATTTTTTGATTTTGCAGGGTATAGTTTATTTGCAGTAGGAACAAGCTACTTGATGGGTTATGAGACACCTATTAACTTCAATAAGCCGTTTTTAAGCCCAAATATTAAAGAATTTTGGAATAGATGGCACATGTCACTTTCTTTTTGGTTTAGAGATTATGTGTATATGCGCTTGATGTTTACTCTTATGAAGAAAAAAGTATTTAAGAGTCGGATCACGACCTCTAACGTAGGGTACTTTGCCTTATTCTTATTGATGGGTGTTTGGCATGGGCTAACGTGGTATTATATTGTATATGGTTTGTACCATGCGCTACTGATTTGCATCAATGATGCTTGGTTACGATTTAAGAAAAAACACAAAGAACAAATTCCAAGTAATAAGTTTACACAGGCATTTGCTATTTTTATTACGTTCCATGCTGTTTGTTTTAGTTTTTTGATTTTTTCAGGATTTATAGGAACGTTGATTGGATTTCCAATGAGATAA
- the dltC gene encoding D-alanine--poly(phosphoribitol) ligase subunit DltC: MNTKEIVLDILEELTGTDEVKDNLDVDIFEEGLLDSLGTVQLLIELESKCEVNVPVSEFDRVEWATPQKIINQVEALQS; this comes from the coding sequence ATGAACACAAAAGAAATCGTATTAGACATATTAGAAGAACTTACTGGAACAGATGAAGTGAAAGATAATTTAGATGTAGACATTTTTGAAGAAGGGTTACTGGATTCCCTTGGAACCGTTCAACTTTTAATTGAACTTGAAAGCAAGTGCGAAGTTAATGTGCCTGTCTCAGAATTTGACCGCGTAGAGTGGGCAACACCACAAAAAATTATCAACCAAGTTGAAGCTTTACAATCATGA